The following are encoded in a window of Glandiceps talaboti chromosome 5, keGlaTala1.1, whole genome shotgun sequence genomic DNA:
- the LOC144434932 gene encoding histone H3.3A: MARTKQTARKSTGGKAPRKQLATKAARKSAPSTGGVKKPHRYRPGTVALREIRRYQKSTELLIRKLPFQRLVREIAQDFKTDLRFQSAAIGALQEASEAYLVGLFEDTNLCAIHAKRVTIMPKDIQLARRIRGERA; the protein is encoded by the exons ATGGCACGTACAAAGCAGACTGCAAGAAAATCAACAGGAGGAAAGGCTCCACGTAAGCAGCTTGCAACAAAAGCAGCTCGTAAAAGTGCTCCATCAACTGGAGGAGTAAAGAAACCTCATCGTTATAGGCCAGGTACCGTTGCCCTGAGAGAAATCCGTCGTTATCAGAAAAGCACTGAATTGTTGATCAGGAAACTGCCATTCCAACGTTTAGTCAGAGAAATTGCACAAGATTTCAAGACAGATCTTCGTTTCCAGAGTGCAGCTATTGGTGCTCTTCAA GAAGCAAGTGAAGCATACTTGGTTGGACTTTTTGAAGATACCAATTTGTGTGCCATCCATGCTAAGCGTGTCACCATTATGCCCAAGGACATTCAGTTGGCAAGACGTATTCGTGGCGAGCGTGCTTAA